In Conger conger chromosome 9, fConCon1.1, whole genome shotgun sequence, the genomic stretch TGGCATTCCTTAATACACTGTAACTGCTTGCTATAAACGATTTGCGAGGCTTTGACATGTGTTCGTGACTTGCAATTGCGATTTCTGTGTCTAGCAGATGTTGAAGTGTTGTATGGGAGCTGGGGCACTATAAGGAGGAGGGGGAGTTTAGGATAATTCCAAGGACCCTGACTGACAGGGGTCCTCAAAACGTATTAGATATTAGAACATAGGATTCTCTGGGGTGTTAGGGGCCTGACTTGAGCTCTTCTCAggggcccaaaatccctggTGGAGCTCCTGTGTGGGAGTGATGATGCTGTGCTTGGTACCTGTCGATCTGTGTAGTGGTACTGGCACAGTTTCTTCCACAGGACGCAGTcctctgtgagcgtgtgcaggTCAGGACACACCTGACCCAGACTGAGAAGGTCCCTCTCATCAGAAAGACACTGCATGATGCGGAGCTGAAGGCAGGCTGGCAGGTCGGTCAGGGTCATTCCCTTCGACACCGGCTGTGGGCAAATCATAGGTCATGGTAACACTTTTTATCCCCCAGTTCTGTTTATTGGCCTCTGTTAATTCAAGAGAGTGTACACTACCATGTAGCCAGCCACTATTTTCACTCTACAGCCCACCGGCTGAGCTGCACAGCCAGTCCACCAGGACTGGAGCACATATGCAGGTGGTACAAGAACTGCAAGCAGCCAGAATAGCAGTCCTCTTTCAAAAATAAGATGGAGGCCACCCAGCCAcccatctccctcccagggCAATGCTAGTGCCCATTGTGTAAGCTGTGCTAGGCGAAATTGTAACTGAGAGGCTGGACCTCAACACTGGACCAGAGACTAGTGGCAATCCTCTTTTACTTTATGTTTGATTCATTATCCAACAGAAACCATTAAGAAACGTTCCATGTAGGTATTTCATTTTTCTAAACATGTGCAGAGAGGAGAAACTAGAAGTGTGAATTTATGTTGAGCCTGATGCAAGACATGGAAATACATCGTACATGTACTGTAAACTTCACTAACATCACTGGTTTCTCACTGTTTCAGGGTTTTCCCCCTACTAGggagtagttttttttttacctaataTGCTATCTGGGTGCTTAGGGGCGGTATTGTATTTCTAtgtcttctgtgaaaaacacgatacaaataaaattgaattgaaatatccctcccccaccccaggtCCCGGCTCTCACCCTCCTGATCTGGATGCAGCGGAGCTGCTGTTGCCAGTGCTGGATGGTGTCCATGCGCTGGGTCCAGATGTTGACGTTTCCCACGAGGGCAAACCTTCCCACGCCCTGTACCAGGCCACCGACGGACACGTACAGAGTCTGGAGGAGCTCCCTGATGTTCCGTAAGCTCTGCTGGTCCTCCAGCACTGACAAAAAGGACAGATAATCACTGCCCTGACCATTTATACCTGAAGAATTGCTTCGTATTTCTGTgagcttttttattattgattatttggtcattcattttttttgtattagatTAGCCAAATGGTAAATAAACACGGGTAGCATCTGCTATTCTTCTATTGATGtaacccacccacccatacTTAAGatcaatatattttgtaaatgcACAGTAATTTAAAATTCTCAGGAGTTAAAAGAAGTCAAACAGCCTCATGGATGTATTCgagcacacactgagcacgTTTACAGGCATCATAGAATCCATCAGGGTAAGTCTCTCCTTGAACAATTTCATATTGAGGATTACCGTAGCccgctggggattgaacccaggaccctGTCCGCCCCTCGACAGAGCGGGTCATAGAAGAACGCTCATCCCCTCACCTTTCTGTAGCACTTTCTCCAGAATGTTCATGTAGTTCTCCTGAGCCACCCCGCTCAGGGAGGTCAGCTGGGTTTTGGCAATCAGTTCCAGCAGCTAGAGAAGATATAAGTAAATATAAAGGTCTTTATCCCTCCACACTCCTATCTCTGGACCAGTggttctcactcctggtcctggagagccgcagggtgtgctagtttttagtttttgctgtaatatcagcaaccaattcagacccaggaaaccaggtgagttaactgtgtaattaactgacTTTAATTGATCTATTCAGTGCTGAGTCACAACAAAAAccggcacaccctgcggctctccaggactaggagtgaggaccactgctctggACAGAAGGgttaatatcaaaataaaagtgccaGTGCTGTCGCTGGCATAATTGTGCACATTGTCACCCAGATGGAGAGGGCTCAAACCAGCAGGGTTTCCCCCACACCTTTGCGCAATAGCAGCTTCTCTGGCcaagcagatggcaaccttgcAAGTTCTGCAATAACTGCATGGCTCAGCTGGCGGAGTGCAGTAAGCAGAAGGACAGAGGACACCGTGTGCTTCAGTGCAGTCTACCACATTAATAGCACATGTTGAAGCCAAGGGACTAGCCTTCAATTATAATTTGACATTCAACATTTGGGAAATTATGAAGTAAAGAACAAATGCCTATCAGAATCCGGTACAGTACGGCCAGTGCTAGTTTGAAAGGTAGTGGTCACAGCCATTATTATCCAAAAGAAAGTTTatctttttctgtttcctgtttggcCAGAGGTCCTTCGTGTCTAAATGGAGGTAACCACAGCAGTGCAGAAATGCTGACAAGGCGTGCCCGTGGACAAGGCAGAAACAGTGTGTTGTGATACAGTGCTGTGGTGGTGGCTATTCAGAGACTGGAAGCTTGGGACCCTGAGCGGTGACCTTGTGTCTCACATAGACTTCAGGGTATGCACGCCTGGCACACATCATGTTAGCCACTGGGCAATCCCTCAGTCAGCTGACACCATGGAGAAACTGCCTGTCACTCTTAACCCTGATGATGAGATGATGATTACTTTATTCATTCTGGTATGAGGTAGGGCAAAATGCATGCTACTACTCTCTGCAGAGTTATGCTGCATTAATTTCGATAGCCTCCCTCTATTTTCCATTGTCACTAATACTAGAAGAAGCCAAATATCACTCCACTTTTCAGCCAGTATtgcttttgttaaaataatataCGGTATATCTGTGTGACTATGTATGTGATCCGTGTGCCCTATGAGAACAACAGAAGTGCTACAAATGCCATTGGCTGAAGAGTGTACCAACCGACCCTCCTCACTCTCGCAGCCCCCATGGCTGCCCCCAGGACTGCAGAGAAACAGAGTGGTGATGatgtggagacagagagggtgattGTGTCAGACTGTGAATCATTCCCACTCTCTCAGAACCTGGGGGCTTCTTCTCCCGGCACACGAGCCACCCTGACCCTGCCTTCCAGTGAACCTCCCCCACAGGTGCTAGATTGCCCTCCGATAATGACCTTTCCAAAAGCCTCTGTGAGGAAGTTTCCTGTGACTTGTCCATtcctgctcccacacacacacagcctggtctCCTTGGCAGTGTAAGGACTCAGTACAGCAGCAAGCAGTCCAGGCAGTTAATATCTTAGTACAATATTATAGATGATATGGTCTATTATATATCATTAACAATTTTATATGGATAAAATTACAAAACTGAACAACATATTTTTCACACAAATGCATATCAGTTATCAAGGTCTACTGctctgctgaaaataaaatgttattattttcagtgaACACAAGAGACCATTCCCATCGCTGCCACACACTCTCTTTATCTAAAGATCAGAGAAGATCGCAATGCCTTTCTGAAGGACATGGGAGAACTCAAGGGGCACTCAAGCGTCTGCATCTCCCATGGACTCCCATGGAGTGCGAGATGTTTCTACACCTTGCAGCAGAAAGGTAATCCTTGGGATCTATAAATTATTCTTTGGGAATTGGCCTCCTGATTTCTAAATGCCAAATGTAGATCACTGTGTTGCACATGCAATTGGGAGCTCACCTTCACTACATAACTGAATCGCCTGGAGTCCATGATGGCGTTTGAAAAGTCCAAGCGGTTAAAGGCCTCTCCCAACGTACAGTAACCATGGCGCTGTAGGAAGCCAAAGAGTTTGAGTTA encodes the following:
- the LOC133137006 gene encoding F-box only protein 32-like isoform X1 — its product is MPFLGQDWRSPGQNWVKTKEGWKKQSDYENKIVAEFKSCCKDEEFHNGNVHLTVSHELAAKKRSKELMNDNTKVPYFHRDKWIYVHKGTTKERHGYCTLGEAFNRLDFSNAIMDSRRFSYVVKLLELIAKTQLTSLSGVAQENYMNILEKVLQKVLEDQQSLRNIRELLQTLYVSVGGLVQGVGRFALVGNVNIWTQRMDTIQHWQQQLRCIQIRRPVSKGMTLTDLPACLQLRIMQCLSDERDLLSLGQVCPDLHTLTEDCVLWKKLCQYHYTDRQIHKHLLLSERGQLEWKRMYYKLCCCFPHEEQYSDTPQFCTHCYILFWKPTTQTAAASPFPHKDFSDSSSTEEHTVSVSYINPVARVL
- the LOC133137006 gene encoding F-box only protein 32-like isoform X2, which encodes MPFLGQDWRSPGQNWVKTKEGWKKQSDYENKIVAEFKSCCKDEEFHNGNVHLTVSHELAAKKRSKELMNDNTKVPYFHRDKWIYVHKGTTKERHGYCTLGEAFNRLDFSNAIMDSRRFSYVVKLLELIAKTQLTSLSGVAQENYMNILEKVLQKVLEDQQSLRNIRELLQTLYVSVGGLVQGVGRFALVGNVNIWTQRMDTIQHWQQQLRCIQIRRPVSKGMTLTDLPACLQLRIMQCLSDERDLLSLGQVCPDLHTLTEDCVLWKKLCQYHYTDRQIHKHLLLSERGQLEWKRMYYKLCCCFPHEEQYSDTPQFCTHCYILFWKDTNHPCTANNSDSCCIPVSPQGFLRLFQY
- the LOC133137006 gene encoding F-box only protein 32-like isoform X4 — protein: MPFLGQDWRSPGQNWVKTKEGWKKQSDYENKIVAEFKSCCKDEEFHNGNVHLTVSHELAAKKRSKELMNDNTKVPYFHRDKWIYVHKGTTKERHGYCTLGEAFNRLDFSNAIMDSRRFSYVVKLLELIAKTQLTSLSGVAQENYMNILEKVLQKVLEDQQSLRNIRELLQTLYVSVGGLVQGVGRFALVGNVNIWTQRMDTIQHWQQQLRCIQIRRPVSKGMTLTDLPACLQLRIMQCLSDERDLLSLGQVCPDLHTLTEDCVLWKKLCQYHYTDRQEEY
- the LOC133137006 gene encoding F-box only protein 32-like isoform X3, producing the protein MPFLGQDWRSPGQNWVKTKEGWKKQSDYENKIVAEFKSCCKDEEFHNGNVHLTVSHELAAKKRSKELMNDNTKVPYFHRDKWIYVHKGTTKERHGYCTLGEAFNRLDFSNAIMDSRRFSYVVKLLELIAKTQLTSLSGVAQENYMNILEKVLQKVLEDQQSLRNIRELLQTLYVSVGGLVQGVGRFALVGNVNIWTQRMDTIQHWQQQLRCIQIRRPVSKGMTLTDLPACLQLRIMQCLSDERDLLSLGQVCPDLHTLTEDCVLWKKLCQYHYTDRQDTNHPCTANNSDSCCIPVSPQGFLRLFQY